The following proteins are encoded in a genomic region of Neovison vison isolate M4711 chromosome 12, ASM_NN_V1, whole genome shotgun sequence:
- the LOC122891361 gene encoding transcription factor BTF3-like, whose product MKETIMNQEKLAKLQAQVRIGGKGTAHRKKKVVHRTATADDKKLQFSLKKLGVNNISGIEVNMFTNQGTVIHFNNPKVQASLAANTFTITGHTETKQLTEMLPSILNQPGADSLTSLRRLAEALLKQSVDGKAPLATGEDDDDEVPDLVENFDEASKNEAN is encoded by the coding sequence ATGAAAGAAACTATCATGAACCAGGAGAAACTCGCCAAACTGCAAGCACAAGTGCGCATTGGTGGGAAAGGAACTGCTCACCGAAAGAAGAAGGTGGTTCATAGAACAGCTACAGCAGATGATAAAAAACTTCAGTTCTCCTTAAAGAAATTAGGGGTAAACAATATCTCTGGTATTGAAGTGAATATGTTCACAAACCAAGGAACAGTGATCCACTTTAACAACCCCAAAGTTCAGGCATCGCTGGCAGCGAACACTTTCACCATTACAGGCCACACTGAGACAAAGCAGCTGACAGAAATGCTACCCAGTATCTTAAACCAACCTGGTGCAGACAGTCTGACTAGTTTAAGAAGACTGGCTGAAGCTCTGCTCAAACAATCTGTGGATGGAAAAGCACCACTTGCTACCggagaggatgatgatgatgaagttcCAGATCTTGTGGAGAATTTTGATGAAGCTTCCAAGAATGAAGCAAACTGA